TCAAAAAACACTCCGAATCCGCCGGAATGATCATAATGGACATGTGACAAAAAAGCAGTATCAACTTCGGCGATCTCAATCCCCAGTTTTCTCGCATTCTCCAGAAACAGTCCGGTGCTGCCTGTATCCAGCAGGTATTTTTTTCCCTGATATTCAATATAAACGGACAGTCCATGTTCTCCGCAGAGATCGCCGGATGAACGGTTTTCTGTAAGCGCTGTAACTTTCATAAGAATTTCCTCCCATTTTCACTATTCCACACGACTCACGGCGCATGCGTTTCAGCCGATCTTCGATAACCACGCCTGTTATAAAAAAACATCATGACCGCCATACTGCATATCGTCACATACCCCAGCCAGCTGAGCATGTCCGGAAGCTGTCCGAAGATTGCGAACCCCAGAATGGCCGAAAATATAATCTGTGAATAATCATAGATTGAAATCTCCTTTGCCGGAGCGTAACAGTAGGCTGCCGTTATGGAGAACTGCCCGCCCGCGGCACTGAGTCCTGCAAGAAGCAGGATGCCGAACTGCTGCCATGTCATTGGATGATAGTCAAAGATCAGGAACGGCAGTGTGACAAGACAGGAAAACCCGGAAAATATACACACGATTCTCGGTCCCTCCTCACCGCGCTCCCCCAGAAGACGAACCATTGTATAGGCTGCCCCTGCCCCGATTCCTCCCAGCAGTCCGATCAGTGAGGGAATCAGATCCATATTGAGCAGGGTTGGCCTGATGATAAACAGACTGCCGATAAATGCCCCCGCCACTGCGAGTGCCTGCACCGGAGTTACTTTTTCTTTCAGGATGAGATAACTGAATATAATCGCAAAAAACGGCGACATTTTATTCAGCATGGATGCATCTGCAAGTACCAGATGATCCACTGCGTAGAAATTGCACAGGATACCAAGCGTACCGAATACTGACCGAAGTAGCAGATACCTGAAATTTCCCGCTCCGCATCTGACAGAGATCTGCCGCCGCATCATAATAGCAGCCGCAAACAGAAACGCGACGAAGTTCCTGAAGAAACTCTTCTGTACAGAAGGAAGTTCTCCCGCCAGACGCACAAATACATTCATCAGTGCAAAACAAAATGCTGAAATTATGATATAGATAATCCCTTTGTACTGTTTCACTCACCTTCACTCTTTCTGTGTTTTTCCAAAAAATTATACGTTCCCGTTTATTATACCCAATTCTTTCGCCATTTACAATGCAGGCACCCGTTCCTATTTTCTTCTGCAGCATCCGACGGCTGAACCGTTTAATTGCCGGTCGGCATATATGGACGCAGTACGCCTGCGACATTGCTGATCGGCATCGTCTGAAGCCATACATGACCCGGTCCCGTCACTACTGTATTGAACAGACCCTCTCCTCCAAACAACATATTCTTCACTCCCGGCACCGTCCGGATCTCCATCCTGCAGCTCGCCGACATCGCTGCGAGGTGCCCGGTATCGATCACAATCTCCTGCCCATCTTTTAATTCATACTCCACCACATGTCCGTCGAATTCCGTAAATACAGTCCCGGTCCCGCTGAGCTTCTGCAGGATAAACCCCTCCCCTCCAAAAAAGCCGGAACTAAGTTTTTTCTGAAAATGCACAGAAAGCTCCACCGTATGTTCCGAGGCCAAAAACGCCGATTTCTGAACGATCATCTCGTGACCGGGTGTGATATCAAATGCCTTGATCGATCCCGGAAAGCAGGATGCGAACGAGATCATCCCCGGTCCTCCCTTCGCCGTATAACGGTTCTGAAAAAAGGTGTCTCCCGAGAACATTCTTCCAAAAGCCTTTCCAAGTCCTCCGTTTGTTGATGTTTCCATAGCCATATTCGGTGACATCCAGGCCATCCCGCCGCCCTCAGTGATCATCGTCTCCCCTTCCTCAAGCTGGCAGATAACAACCGGAAGTGTTTCACCTTTAATTTCATATCTCATACGTCTACCCCTTTCTGTTTCCAATCATCGTGAATCTTCTCCAGTATATCATATTCAGCCGAAAAAAAAAGCCGGCCAGAATAATCTGACCGGCTGTATCTATGATTAACCCTCGATCGGGATATATTTCGGCTCTTCCACAGCCTTTTTATCTTTCTTCGGAATGCCGAGATACAGAATCCCATCTTTGAAAGATGCTTTGATATCTTCCTGCGTTACCTCCTCTCCTACGTAAAACGTTCTGGAACACTGACCTGTGTAACGTTCCCTGCGGATATACTTTGTCTTCTCATCTGTTTGTTCCTGCTCGGAGTTCCTGGTTGCTGTTATGGTAAGGTAACCGTCTTTTAATTCCGCCTTCACATCCTCTTTGGTGTAACCCGGCAGATCAATCGCCACCTCATATCCGTTCTCCGCTTCTTTCACATCTGTTTTCATAAATGCCGGAACTCCTGCAGACTTCTCCGCGGAAGCGGACGGTTTGGATACATAGCGCATTCCATACGGGAATCGGAACATCTCATCAAATAAACTTTCTCCAAAAATACTGGGCATCAACATAATCTATTCCTCCATTTCATAACTTGTGTTTGGTTTGTTTTATTTGTTCTACATGTAATATATCACTTGTTGTTAGCACTGTCAAGAGGTGAGTGCTAATTATTTGTGAAAAATCTGTGAAAAAAGAACCACTGCCGCAATGACAATGGTCCTCCTGATTTCATTCATATTTAACAATACTCTCTGCCTTTTGCATCTCATTTTTTACCCTGGCCTCATCCACATGATTGTATATATTCATTGTAATGCCTATATCGGCATGTCCCATAATGTATTGTAGAATCTTTGGATCCAGTCCGCACTCCGCCATTCTGGTGCATCCTGTGTGCCTTAAAATATGGGCTGATATATGAGGTATTAGCACCGGCGCTCTGTCTTCCTTTTCTGCAAGCATGCTCTCCTGCTTATTATTTGCCGTGCTTACTTTCCCAAGTAGCAGATTCAGCTTTTTATGTTCAAACAATGCCTGCTGCCTTCATAACATCACTTTTTGTCATTACTGTTTTCCTCCTTGTGTTTATTAGAATCATTACATTGGTTTTACCCGTCGTTTTCACCTTCTAAATAGTATGAACTACACGCTCTCTTTCCATAATCCCATAGCCACATGAAATCCAGCCAAAAAACTTTTGCGCACCA
The Ruminococcus gauvreauii genome window above contains:
- a CDS encoding DMT family transporter, translated to MKQYKGIIYIIISAFCFALMNVFVRLAGELPSVQKSFFRNFVAFLFAAAIMMRRQISVRCGAGNFRYLLLRSVFGTLGILCNFYAVDHLVLADASMLNKMSPFFAIIFSYLILKEKVTPVQALAVAGAFIGSLFIIRPTLLNMDLIPSLIGLLGGIGAGAAYTMVRLLGERGEEGPRIVCIFSGFSCLVTLPFLIFDYHPMTWQQFGILLLAGLSAAGGQFSITAAYCYAPAKEISIYDYSQIIFSAILGFAIFGQLPDMLSWLGYVTICSMAVMMFFYNRRGYRRSAETHAP
- a CDS encoding TIGR00266 family protein, which produces MRYEIKGETLPVVICQLEEGETMITEGGGMAWMSPNMAMETSTNGGLGKAFGRMFSGDTFFQNRYTAKGGPGMISFASCFPGSIKAFDITPGHEMIVQKSAFLASEHTVELSVHFQKKLSSGFFGGEGFILQKLSGTGTVFTEFDGHVVEYELKDGQEIVIDTGHLAAMSASCRMEIRTVPGVKNMLFGGEGLFNTVVTGPGHVWLQTMPISNVAGVLRPYMPTGN
- a CDS encoding Hsp20/alpha crystallin family protein; its protein translation is MLMPSIFGESLFDEMFRFPYGMRYVSKPSASAEKSAGVPAFMKTDVKEAENGYEVAIDLPGYTKEDVKAELKDGYLTITATRNSEQEQTDEKTKYIRRERYTGQCSRTFYVGEEVTQEDIKASFKDGILYLGIPKKDKKAVEEPKYIPIEG
- a CDS encoding tyrosine-type recombinase/integrase; translated protein: MLAEKEDRAPVLIPHISAHILRHTGCTRMAECGLDPKILQYIMGHADIGITMNIYNHVDEARVKNEMQKAESIVKYE